The genomic window TTCAGGGGCGCCTATATAACTCGGATACCCTGAAGATTTGCGGTTGGTTAGCCCTTTCTGGGTAGCCTTGCGTACAACATCCGGTGTCGGTACCGTAGGATCGCCCACTCCGAAATCAATCGGGGTAATTCCCAGGGACTTTAACTTTTCAACTTCCTTGTCTACTTCTGCAAAGGCGTATGCCCCAATGGACTGTAGCCTCTTTGACGCCGTAATCTCCATGGATATCGTTCCTTTCCCTTTCTTCCTTTCTTCAACTTCGCAGGATGCCCTGCGGTAATTCACCGTACAGAAATTTCACCCCTCAAAATCCCCTCGTAAACTGGGGGGACACACTTTTTATCCCCCGTTTACGGGAGGAACACAGGGGGTAAAAGCCACCGAAGGTCTAAGGTAATACGCTATTTTTTTGATGGGTCGGTAATTGCCGGCCTTACCGGACTCCTTTTGGCGGTCATCTCCCTGATCTCTATTTCAAGCACATTGGTCTTATTCAGCATAGCATCAGTAAAGGGAACTTTAGGATTTTGAGGCGCATACTTTTCGGCAAGCTTCCGGAGGGCGTAATTCTTTGCATCAACTTCGGAAAGGATTGTGATGGTACCAAAAAGCACAACCGACCGGTATGCAACCGAGGAGGCACAGGTGGGTTGCTTTACTATTACCTCTTTTACTTCCTCCACCTCAAAGCAGACATTCGGATTGCTCCTGATATTCTGTAATTTTCGTCCTTCCTGTGCACAATGGAGAAATATTCGGGAGCTTTCTCTATCGTACGTGTAATTCATGGGTGTAATATACGGAATCCCGTCAGCGCACGTCCCCAGCCTTCCCACCATAGCCGTCAGCAGAATCTCTTCGATCTCGTCCCCGTCGGTTATTTCTTTGTCTTTCCTTCTCACGGCACGGACTATATTTTTCTTCCCACTGCCTCGGCAACCGGCTTCAGTTCTTCCATGAGCGCTTCAAAGGCCTCAAGGGTAATCGTCTGCGGCCCATCGACAAACGATTTTTCAGGCTCCGGATGCGTCTCGATTAACAAACCGTCCGCACCCACGGCGACAGAGCCTTTGGACATCGGATTTACCAGACTTCTCTTTCCGGTGCCGTGGCTCGGATCCACGATAATGGGCAGGTGCGTCATTTCCCTGAGTTGCGGAACAATACTCAGCGATAGCGTAAACCGGGTATGCGTTTCAAACGTCCTGATACCTCTTTCACAGAGGATAACATTGGGGTTATTCTGCGCCAGAATATATTCTGCAGCCAGGAGGAATTCTTCAACCGTTGCAGACATTCCCCGTTTTAAAATCACCGGTTTTCCGGCCTCACCCACGGCGCGCAGGAGCAGGAAATTCTGCATATTACGGGTCCCGATCTGCAGGATATCGGAATATTTACTGACTAACGTTACATGTTCCGGGGTAAGCACTTCGGTAACGATGGGTAAACCAGATGCCTCACGGGCATGCGCCAGATGCACCAAGCCTTCTTCCCTAAGACCCTGGAAGGTATAAGGATTACTGCGGGGTTTGAATGCCCCGCCCCGTAGTGCAGTTCCGCCGGCATCTCTCACCCTTTTCGCGATTTCAACGATCTGCTCCTTGCTTTCAATGGCGCACGGTCCGGCAATAACGGCCACTTCTTCTCCGCCGATTTTTTTCCCATTCATGAGATGAATGATCGTTCTAAAATCCTTTCCTTCCTTGCTGGCTAATTTATAGGGCGCAAGGATAGGGACAGATTTCTCCACACCGGGCATAATATCCCAGAAGTCAGCAGGCAATACCCGTTCGTCCCCGATAATCGCAATTACGTTCCGGTTCGTTCCCTGCAAGACCACCCCTTTCAAACCAGCCTTTTCTATCCTCTCAAGGACATGATCGATATCCTTTTTTGTAGATTCGGCCTTCATTACAATAATCATGAGCTACACCTCCACCAAATATTGCGGGCAAAAAAAAACCCTAAAACCAATGGTTTCAGGGCAATATATCAACATCAATGAATTGAATAATATCGAACCCTAAGACCCCCACTGTGGACGATCGTATCGAAAATAATACAATATCCAGGAAAACGTCTCGCTTTTGTTATTCGCGGGGATACGCATAAGCATCGTGGATAAAATGTATATAAAAATTACAGACGATAAATTTTACCTCACGCCGTTACATTGTCAAGTCTAATTTTTTCATGCCTTGTTCTGGCGGGAAACGTTTATCTCACCTTAAAGAGAAACAAGGGAGGGGATGACGGATTGCCGTGGTACGACATCCTCCATCATTCCGTCTAGTTGGTTGGTAGTTGCACGATTTCCAGCCAATAATTTGCCATTGTCTTTATGATCGCAACCAAGCCTTCAAATGACACCGGCTTTGTTATATACGAATTAGAACCCAGTTCATAAGTACGCACGACATCCTCCTCCGCCTTTGAAGTCGTTACAATCACTACCGGAATGCGCCTCAAATCAGGGTCTGCCTTAATTTCAGTAAGCGCCTCACGCCCGTCCTTCCCGGGCATATTCAAATCCAGCAGGATAAGGCCGGGACGCGGCGAGTTTTTGACGTCCGCGTACTTTCCGCGATGGTGCAGGTAGTCGATCAATTCCTCACCATTCTCAATAAAACGCAGGTCATTCAGTAATCGCGCCTCTTTAAAGGCATCCTTTGCCATAAAGCGATCATCCGAATCGTCATCCGCCAGCAGGATGGTGATTGATTCTTTCGTTCCATGCATGATTTTCTCCTGTGCTACAGAAGCACGATTTCCAGCCAGTATTTCGACAGGGCTTTCATGATCGCAACCAGAGATTCAAATGACACCGGTTTGGTGATATAGGAATTGGAACCCAAGTCATAGGTGCGAATGATATCCTCCTCAGCCTTTGAAGTCGTTAAAATCACAACCGGAATGCGCCGCAAATCAGGATCTGTCTTAATTTCAGCAAGCGCTTCACGCCCGTCTTTCCTGGGCATGTTCAGATCCAGCAGAATAAGCCCAGGCCGCGGCGCATCCGCCGGATCAGCGAACCTGCCCCGATGGTAAAGATAGTCCAGCAATTCCTCACCATCCACCACAAAGCGCAGGTCGTTGATCAGCGTGGCCTCCCTAAATGCCTCTTTCGTCATAAAGCGATCATCCGGGTCGTCGTCGGCCATCAGAATGGTAATGGGCTTTTTCCTCTCACTCATAGTTTCCTCCTTTTGATTGTCTCATAGGCAGGGTTATGATAAACGCGGCTCCCTTCCCGGGTGCGCTTTTTGCCTCAATCTTTCCGTCGTGACGTTCGGCAATCTTTTTGCAAATAGATAAACCGATGCCCGTCCCCTCGTATTCATCACGCCCATGCAACCGCTGAAATACTCCGAAGATCCGGTCGGCATACTTCTCGTCAAATCCGATACCATTGTCCTCGAAGGTAATCTGGCACACCGGACGATGGGCATTTCCGTCGGAACCATTCTCCTGATCATCAAGCATACAGGCCCGTATGTCCACAACCGGTGATCCCCCTTTCCGTTGAAATTTCAACGCATTGCCGATGAGGTTCTGAAATAATTGGCGCATCTGCAAGGGATCAGCATCAATGATCGGCAAATCCCCCAGTTTTACCGTCCCCCCCGTCTGTTCGATTTTAATTTCCAGGTCAGACAATACTTCCCTTGCTACCTGGGCGAGATCAACCTGGGTAAAGGGCTGAGCCTTTGTCCTCAGCCTTGAAAACACCAACAGATCCGTTATGAGCGTCTTCATGCGCTGGGAGGCGTTTTGCATCCTTACGATATATTCCTTCCCCTCACTGCTCATCGTTTCACCGCATTTATCAAGCAAGCGATCACCGAAGGCCATAACCTTTCGCAATGGTTCCTGCAGATCATGCGACACGATATAGGCAAACTGCTCCAGTTCTGAATTAGAACGGCTGAGTTCCTTCGTTTTTTGTTCCAGAGCGCGTTCTACCCGTTTTCGTTCGGCAATTTCCAGCGCCATCTTTTGGTTCGCAAGCACCAGTTGGCCGGTACGTTCCTCTGCCTGATTCCGGTAGTCGCGTAACCGCCCCAGCATGTGATTGAACGCCTGCGCAAGGTCAGCTATTTCATCATGGCTCGTAATTCTGATATGTTGCTCAAGGATACCCTCAGATATTTTTTGCGTCGCTATATTGAGGTCTCTGATCGGCAAGGTAATTCTTCTTGTCAAAAAGAGGGTAACGGCAATACCCACGACAACGCAGATAATGGTAAAATATCCTGTGGACACAATGATTTGACGGATTCGCTTCCGCAGGCCATCCTTAGTTAACCCCAATTGGACGTATCCGATAATTTTCTGACGCGTTGTTCCGTTATCATCTCCTAATATCTCAGGAGAATCACTATCAATGGCGCTTGCAACCGGGGCAACGATGTCAATATACCGGAGACCATCCTTTTTGTTGACGAACTCCTCATGCAGCATTTGTAAGGACCGATAGGATTTCTTATAATGATGCAGGGAGGGCGTTTTTATCTCGGACTGAAAACTTTCACAAATCAGTTTCCGTTTATTCTTGTACAGGCACACATAGGCAACATCCGCATCCACGGCAAGACTTTTGACGATTTGCCTAATGGCGTCTTTGTCTTCAGTGTAAATGCCATATTCACTGTTCTGAGACATCATAGCGGCAACGCTCATTCCATGATTCAGAAGGTTACGGTACGAGTGAGAAATTTGCGCTCGAATGAGGAAGATACTGATTCCCACTGCGGTAACCAGGATTACGCCAATCGTCAAAAAATTAAATTTCGTGGCAAGGTTTAAACGTTTTTTTTCTCGTGCGACGTGCATTCGCTACTCCTTAAAAACCTGGTGGGCATGGTCGATTATTTCCTCAGAGATTTTTATCTTCATATGCCTTGCTGTCCGCAGATTCAGGAAATACCGTGCCGTACGGGGAGAGACAATCGGCGCTGACTTTGGTTCATTCCCCTGCAGTATCTTCCATGTAATCTCTCCGCCCTGCATTCCAATATCCGTATAATCCCAACCGAGCGAGTAGAGGGCGCCCGCCTCTACCCAACTGGGACTCAGACCGCAAAAAGGGATATTGTTCCTGAATGAAAAGAGCAGAATTTGCTTTGCCGTCTGGGCATTGAACACCATGCTATCTGGTATTCCCCATAATACGTCACTATTTTTCGCTATATTTTTTAGCGCATTTGGCAGATCCTTCGGATTATTCACCTCCCGGGCATAGAGAATCAATCCCATTTTTTTCGCTACCCCTTCAGCTATGACAATCTTTTCTTCATTTTCTTTCGGATTATAAATGACCCCTATCCTTCTGACTTCAGGAACTATTCGTCTCAGAAAAGAAAACTCTGTCTCTACGGGAAATTCGAGAATCACCCCCATTGCGTTCCTTGTATTCATCAGTTTCTTATTCTTCAAAATCATGCTGACGACTATGGGTGTGTCAGTAACGTTATCCATCACCGCATCTGCAGCTTTATTTCCCACCGCAAATATTAAATCTGCCTTTTCTTCTTTCAGTTGCTGCATGACCTGCATTGGTTTCAATGCAGCATCATCCAGAACGTAGGTATGGTAATTTACCTTTGCTCGCTGCCGGCTGAGATACCTTTGAAACCCTGCAAAGACCTCCTGGTAAGGCACGGCATCGTTGCATAAAATCGTCACCGTCTTGACGTCTTTTGCGTAAACAGCGCCTGCCATGATGCACACCGCAAAGAGTGCAATCAGAGCTCGCTTCGCAATGCTTATTGTTTTACACGCACCCATGATCGGAATCGTCTCTCGAATTCCTTTCGTCCCTTCAGTTTTCAGGGAGCGTCCCCCCTACTATGCCCTGTCTGCCATTCGGACATAACTTCAATGTTTTTCACTGGCAGACTTATGAGAAGGCCTTTGTCAATCGTTCGATTAAGCACTCACGACAAGTCTGCAGGATTGAATCATCCGAAGGGAATTGGGATGCAGCAGTCGATCTATATCTAACGCTTATTTTTACAAATACTTATAGCTATATTACGGCGAAATAAAATAGACAATTGATCACCTTTTCATTTGATAGGCCTTTGGAATGCGCAACACCTATACCAATATTTCTATACCATAGAAATCACTCCAGTACTGATCCCCATCGTATTCCCTGGTAAAATCTGTTTTCTTCTCGACTTTTTACATCTCCAGCGATACGAAAGACCTGAGGGCACCTTTGCTGTGTTAACTATCTTTATATGGATAGCTATTATCCTATTATAAGGTAAGGCCTTACGAACTATTACCCGTCCACCAACACAAAAGAGGACGAGAACAGAAAGCTACCCCCGTCCCATTTCCATAAGAGTATGAAAGCTCACTGGCTTGCAATAAAAACACACTGATTGATAAGCATTTTCGTGCCAACTATCCATGTTTCATAGAGACAGCCGTTTAACTTGTAAACATATCTGTTGAAATATTAATCGCTTATGATTTCGGAATAAAGGTGACACAAGGCAGGTAATAAAGCAGGATTAATTTGAGAGATATGGATATGCCGGTATGCCAATAAAGTGTTATGGGCGAAATGGATGCAACGCGAGAAGTGAATTCCTTTTGGTATGTGTTTAGAATCACCAATAAGTACTGGGAGTGACAACAAATTAGCTATAGAAAAGGCAGGGGCGAAGCAATCGCCGTAATCGGCACGAACGTATTCGTACTCACATTGGCAATTGCTTCGCCCCTAAACTACGTGTCTCTTTTTTTTGCTGTTTTTATTGAGAAAAGGACTGCGCAAGGTCACAACAGCGCATTAGTCCCATTGATAGATATTATCATCATAGTAGAGCTCGAGCTTGTGTTTATGTTTGAGTTCTTCCTGTGCCAGGATTTTGCATAAGTTTTTCATATCAGGATTATCCGTAGATTTGGCCATACCCACATAAAAATTATAGGATTTCTGTTCCTTCTTCATAGCAACAATCAACACGTCCTGAAAAGTTTTGACATCTGAAATGTCTTTATCCACCAGATATTCTGTAATATGGAGGTCATGAATCTTTTCCGGCTTAAATTTTTTAACCTTGGAAACATCAAACTTCTGCAATAACTCCTTATGCTTTACCTCTTCAGCGGCAAGTTCCTTCAACCATACCTGTGAAGCCGGGTCTTTAACAAATTTTAATGCATCCATATAAAATTTATATGCCTTCTCTTCTTGTTGTGCCGCCTGTTGTATAATTTCTTTTACATCCAACGTAGCCATTCAATCCTCCTTATCATTTTAAAGTACATCAAATCTAATGTGAACGAGTCGTAAAAGACGAAAACCGAAGCACAAAATTCACGACTCAATCCTGTCATGATTACTGGTATTCCAAACTTTCCTCAAATCAAATTTCTTTTTTTGGCCATGCCTAATGCCCGCAATTCGGAAAGCTTATGTTCTGCGGCAATCGCAGCGGTAACTCCCTCTCCTATGGCAGTTGCAATCTGCCGGTACGAATTTTTCCGGATATCACCAACGGCATACAACCCCTCTATCGCCGTTTCCATGTGGATGTTCGTTTCAATATGACACCCGACATCCACACAGAGCAGATTGCCCAAAAATCCCGTGTTGGGCACGCTTCCAATGAAAACAAACACCCCCTGACACGGCATGTCCTTCTTTTCCTTTGTAATAACATGCTGTGTCACTATACCATCAACCTTATCCTGTCCATGAATACTTTCCACAATGGTATTGAAGACCACCTTGATCTTAGGGTTTGAGAGCGCTTCATCCAGATAAATTTTTGTGGCCCTGAATGCATCTCTTCTGTGAATAATTTGTACGGTATTTGCATATTTAGTCAGGAAAATGGCCTCTGTTATTGCAGAATCACCTCCCCCCACGACAACAACGTCTTTTCCCCTGTAGAAAGCGCCGTCGCAGGTCGCACAATAACTGATCCCTCTTCCATAAAACTCTTTTTCACCAGGCACGCCCAGTTTTTTGGGCTCTGCACCAGCGGCTAAAATAACCGCATGGCTTCCGTACGTGTCCGTATCGGTTGTCACGATTTTTAGACCGTTTTCTACCTGTAATTTCAGGACCTCTTCATACCGTATCTCGGCGCCGAACCGCTTAGCCTGGGCCTCCATGCGCTGTATCAGATCAACACCGCTGATCACTTCAGGAAATCCCGGATAATTCTCAATCAGATCCGTGCCCACTAACTGCCCGCCCACGACCTGTTTTTCAAAGATCACGGTCTTTAACAAGGCACGGCAGGTATAAACGGCCGCAGCAAGGGCGGCAGGCCCGCCGCCGACAATAATCACGTCGTAATCGGTGTTCACATTCCCTTGAGCCCCTTCAAGGCATTAAAGACCTGCCATCCATAAAAATTCAAGGCGAACTGTTTTTTCTCGATATGGCACTCAAGACATCGTTTCGTCCCCTCGGTCGCCCAATCACGGGTCACAAACGCAGTTTTCGAGGCCTCCCCCCGTGGCGTAAGCTTGCCTTTGCCGGCATGACAAAAATTACAGTCCGTACCCATGATTTCACAGAGTTCAAACATCTTTTTTGCCTGCTTCTCATTTTCTTTGTATCGCTTCCGGTCGAGGTGACAGTAATCACATTCAACCCCGAGCGCAACAGAGGCCTTCATCATCTCCTTCGATTTTTTCCCTTCGTCGGTAAAGACAGTTAAATCTTCATTATGGCAAAAATCGCATTCGACTCCGAAGAGCGACGTCATTCGCTTGATTTGAGCATCTTTTTCTTCCTTCGTCCCCTTAAAGTACGGATTTGAGTAAGTGACATTGGGCACACCTTTCTCTGTCGGCTCTGCATAAGACAGGGCCATGCCTCCCCCAGAAAAGCATACCAGGAAACCCGCAATTACGAGGCAACCTTTTGCATATTGTCTGTTTACGAACGCTAACACGAAATATCTTCCTAAAAATCATGGTATGGGTTTCACAAGTTATGAGTAGGGTGGATTAAGGCGTTGGTTTTTACGCCGAATCCACCACAACTATTTCCTGGAAAGGTGGATTCGCTCTCGCCTAATCCACCCTACCGCAAACCAGCTTAAATAAAATGAAACTTCCTATACAATTCAAGTTATGAGTCAAGTTTATCAAAAAGGTCTTTACTTGCGCCACAGGCTGGGCAAGTCCAGTCATCCGGCAACTGCTCAAACGATGTTCCCGGCTTTACCCCGTTATCCGGATCACCCTTTTCCGGGTCGTATACGTAACCACATACACGGCATTCCCACTTCAATCTAAGTTCCTCCTCAATAAAAAATCAGAAATATTCTACACTACTTTCTCTTCCGTAATCAATCTTTAAAATAAAGAAAGTGCAGAATCTCTGTCTCTGCACTTTCTTTTCTCTCCCATTATGACCGGTCACGAACTATTATCGATTTTCAACCGGTATCATTTTATCGCGGATCTCTGCGTGGCACTCAAAACAGGTCTTTTCCACCATATTCGTGAATGCCTTAAACGTCGCCTTCTGATTATCTGCCTTTGCAGCCTTTTGAACTTCGAGCGCCGACGACGTTATGCTTTTCATGTAAACGTGGAACCCTTCCTTCAATTTTGCGATCCTTTCTGAGTCATTGGGATCGATCTTTGCTCGCTGAAACCACTTGTTCTCCTTTGGATCGATGGGAAAGAATACTTCGTTTATCTTATAACTTTCATCTACAATGGAGCCGGCCTCCTGGGCAACGTATTTTAAATTGCCTGCCAGCGTCCCTTCGAGTATGTTGCTCATCCGCCTGGCGATACTACTCATTAACACCCTGGTAGGAAGCACAACCCCTTCGTGGGACACGCCTGCTTCCTCAGCCGCACTGACCGTACGCGGGT from Candidatus Brocadia sp. includes these protein-coding regions:
- a CDS encoding pyridoxamine 5'-phosphate oxidase family protein is translated as MRRKDKEITDGDEIEEILLTAMVGRLGTCADGIPYITPMNYTYDRESSRIFLHCAQEGRKLQNIRSNPNVCFEVEEVKEVIVKQPTCASSVAYRSVVLFGTITILSEVDAKNYALRKLAEKYAPQNPKVPFTDAMLNKTNVLEIEIREMTAKRSPVRPAITDPSKK
- the aroF gene encoding 3-deoxy-7-phosphoheptulonate synthase is translated as MIIVMKAESTKKDIDHVLERIEKAGLKGVVLQGTNRNVIAIIGDERVLPADFWDIMPGVEKSVPILAPYKLASKEGKDFRTIIHLMNGKKIGGEEVAVIAGPCAIESKEQIVEIAKRVRDAGGTALRGGAFKPRSNPYTFQGLREEGLVHLAHAREASGLPIVTEVLTPEHVTLVSKYSDILQIGTRNMQNFLLLRAVGEAGKPVILKRGMSATVEEFLLAAEYILAQNNPNVILCERGIRTFETHTRFTLSLSIVPQLREMTHLPIIVDPSHGTGKRSLVNPMSKGSVAVGADGLLIETHPEPEKSFVDGPQTITLEAFEALMEELKPVAEAVGRKI
- a CDS encoding response regulator, with amino-acid sequence MHGTKESITILLADDDSDDRFMAKDAFKEARLLNDLRFIENGEELIDYLHHRGKYADVKNSPRPGLILLDLNMPGKDGREALTEIKADPDLRRIPVVIVTTSKAEEDVVRTYELGSNSYITKPVSFEGLVAIIKTMANYWLEIVQLPTN
- a CDS encoding response regulator; protein product: MSERKKPITILMADDDPDDRFMTKEAFREATLINDLRFVVDGEELLDYLYHRGRFADPADAPRPGLILLDLNMPRKDGREALAEIKTDPDLRRIPVVILTTSKAEEDIIRTYDLGSNSYITKPVSFESLVAIMKALSKYWLEIVLL
- a CDS encoding ATP-binding protein; this translates as MHVAREKKRLNLATKFNFLTIGVILVTAVGISIFLIRAQISHSYRNLLNHGMSVAAMMSQNSEYGIYTEDKDAIRQIVKSLAVDADVAYVCLYKNKRKLICESFQSEIKTPSLHHYKKSYRSLQMLHEEFVNKKDGLRYIDIVAPVASAIDSDSPEILGDDNGTTRQKIIGYVQLGLTKDGLRKRIRQIIVSTGYFTIICVVVGIAVTLFLTRRITLPIRDLNIATQKISEGILEQHIRITSHDEIADLAQAFNHMLGRLRDYRNQAEERTGQLVLANQKMALEIAERKRVERALEQKTKELSRSNSELEQFAYIVSHDLQEPLRKVMAFGDRLLDKCGETMSSEGKEYIVRMQNASQRMKTLITDLLVFSRLRTKAQPFTQVDLAQVAREVLSDLEIKIEQTGGTVKLGDLPIIDADPLQMRQLFQNLIGNALKFQRKGGSPVVDIRACMLDDQENGSDGNAHRPVCQITFEDNGIGFDEKYADRIFGVFQRLHGRDEYEGTGIGLSICKKIAERHDGKIEAKSAPGKGAAFIITLPMRQSKGGNYE
- a CDS encoding ABC transporter substrate-binding protein, which translates into the protein MGACKTISIAKRALIALFAVCIMAGAVYAKDVKTVTILCNDAVPYQEVFAGFQRYLSRQRAKVNYHTYVLDDAALKPMQVMQQLKEEKADLIFAVGNKAADAVMDNVTDTPIVVSMILKNKKLMNTRNAMGVILEFPVETEFSFLRRIVPEVRRIGVIYNPKENEEKIVIAEGVAKKMGLILYAREVNNPKDLPNALKNIAKNSDVLWGIPDSMVFNAQTAKQILLFSFRNNIPFCGLSPSWVEAGALYSLGWDYTDIGMQGGEITWKILQGNEPKSAPIVSPRTARYFLNLRTARHMKIKISEEIIDHAHQVFKE
- a CDS encoding ferritin family protein, translated to MATLDVKEIIQQAAQQEEKAYKFYMDALKFVKDPASQVWLKELAAEEVKHKELLQKFDVSKVKKFKPEKIHDLHITEYLVDKDISDVKTFQDVLIVAMKKEQKSYNFYVGMAKSTDNPDMKNLCKILAQEELKHKHKLELYYDDNIYQWD
- the trxB gene encoding thioredoxin-disulfide reductase, translating into MNTDYDVIIVGGGPAALAAAVYTCRALLKTVIFEKQVVGGQLVGTDLIENYPGFPEVISGVDLIQRMEAQAKRFGAEIRYEEVLKLQVENGLKIVTTDTDTYGSHAVILAAGAEPKKLGVPGEKEFYGRGISYCATCDGAFYRGKDVVVVGGGDSAITEAIFLTKYANTVQIIHRRDAFRATKIYLDEALSNPKIKVVFNTIVESIHGQDKVDGIVTQHVITKEKKDMPCQGVFVFIGSVPNTGFLGNLLCVDVGCHIETNIHMETAIEGLYAVGDIRKNSYRQIATAIGEGVTAAIAAEHKLSELRALGMAKKRNLI
- a CDS encoding rubredoxin, which codes for MKWECRVCGYVYDPEKGDPDNGVKPGTSFEQLPDDWTCPACGASKDLFDKLDS
- a CDS encoding cytochrome c codes for the protein MKKVTLLIAGIFCSIGFAGLTNSIYPRTVSAAEEAGVSHEGVVLPTRVLMSSIARRMSNILEGTLAGNLKYVAQEAGSIVDESYKINEVFFPIDPKENKWFQRAKIDPNDSERIAKLKEGFHVYMKSITSSALEVQKAAKADNQKATFKAFTNMVEKTCFECHAEIRDKMIPVENR